One genomic segment of Corynebacterium durum includes these proteins:
- a CDS encoding ABC-ATPase domain-containing protein has translation MSYHRNDRNNHSRNHHRRSNNNRNPHNNEYREHHHEDDLRRALTSLDGKSYGAYKSLRGSYPLAPGITLSIDRVQTDPYAPPSLMRILVDLATAQVPQDLINDAEGKIATGDFLTRAFSHEAYTSKVAREVSIGRPGQAVLERTSILFTDKRLEARIMVALPAAGRRIRGREAEELLADILPEVAEYSLLYKNLDQQKLRDHVILYRDQQDLRRQLNSRKLVAFVGNGAILPRRSGDSDEPLEQGATPFQSPQSLHTEFSLPSGRTITGMGVPEGITVIVGGGYHGKSTLLKAMERGVYSHILNDGREWVITHADAMAIRAEDGRAVTGVDISPFINNLPSGTDTHRFFTTNASGSTSQATNLVEALEAGAQTLLIDEDTSATNFMIRDERMQQLIPAKDEPITPFVQRIRPLFTEKGVSTILVAGGSGAFFDVADHVIALNSYVPNDVTVQAHSIANRTPQNDAASIRVFDSPNPRVPARDGLREPSKTKPAKARSRTDIQYGRENIDLIGLMQLIDVAQTTGIAHALDSIADRCDGNTSLAQLVDQLVQDLDEHGLDVLSPHRGHPGLFARPRSQEIMASVNRYRKLKLSAGR, from the coding sequence ATGTCTTACCACCGTAATGATCGCAACAATCACTCTCGCAACCACCACCGCCGAAGCAACAATAATCGCAACCCCCACAACAACGAGTACCGCGAACATCACCATGAAGATGACCTGCGCCGCGCGTTAACCTCGCTCGATGGGAAAAGTTACGGAGCATACAAGAGCCTGCGCGGCTCCTACCCCCTGGCACCGGGCATAACATTATCGATTGATCGTGTGCAGACGGACCCGTATGCCCCACCCTCGTTGATGCGCATCCTGGTCGACCTAGCAACAGCCCAGGTTCCCCAGGACCTCATCAACGATGCTGAAGGCAAGATCGCCACGGGTGATTTCTTGACCAGGGCTTTTTCACATGAGGCATATACCAGCAAAGTCGCCAGGGAGGTGAGCATTGGCCGCCCAGGGCAGGCTGTGTTGGAGCGCACCAGCATCCTGTTTACGGACAAGCGCCTAGAAGCCCGCATTATGGTGGCGCTTCCCGCTGCGGGCCGCCGGATTCGCGGCCGAGAGGCGGAGGAATTGCTTGCGGATATTCTTCCCGAGGTAGCGGAATACAGTCTTCTCTACAAGAATCTTGATCAGCAGAAGCTCCGCGATCACGTCATCTTATACCGTGACCAGCAGGATCTGCGCCGTCAACTCAACAGCCGCAAGCTTGTTGCTTTTGTTGGCAACGGCGCGATTCTGCCGCGTCGTTCGGGTGATTCGGACGAACCATTGGAGCAGGGTGCCACACCGTTCCAGAGTCCACAATCGCTGCACACCGAGTTTTCTCTCCCCAGCGGCCGCACGATCACAGGCATGGGTGTGCCGGAGGGGATCACGGTGATTGTGGGCGGCGGTTATCACGGCAAGTCCACACTACTGAAGGCGATGGAGCGGGGCGTGTATTCACATATCCTCAACGACGGCCGGGAGTGGGTGATTACTCACGCGGATGCAATGGCGATTCGCGCGGAGGATGGCCGCGCGGTGACGGGCGTGGACATTTCACCGTTTATTAATAATTTGCCGTCGGGCACGGATACGCACCGGTTTTTCACCACGAACGCATCGGGTTCGACCTCGCAGGCCACGAACCTGGTGGAGGCCCTGGAGGCGGGCGCGCAAACACTCTTGATCGATGAAGACACGTCGGCCACAAACTTCATGATCCGCGACGAACGCATGCAGCAGCTCATTCCTGCGAAGGATGAGCCGATCACCCCATTTGTGCAGCGTATCCGCCCGTTGTTTACGGAGAAGGGCGTCTCGACAATCCTGGTGGCGGGCGGTTCAGGCGCGTTTTTCGACGTCGCGGATCACGTCATTGCCCTGAACTCGTACGTTCCGAACGACGTGACGGTGCAGGCCCACAGCATTGCGAATCGGACGCCACAGAATGACGCGGCGTCGATACGCGTTTTCGATTCCCCGAACCCTCGCGTCCCGGCGCGGGATGGCTTGCGGGAGCCAAGTAAGACGAAGCCCGCGAAGGCCCGCAGCCGCACGGATATTCAGTACGGGCGCGAAAACATTGATCTGATCGGGTTGATGCAGCTTATCGACGTCGCGCAAACCACCGGCATTGCCCACGCTTTAGATTCCATTGCGGACCGATGTGATGGCAACACCAGCCTTGCGCAGCTGGTGGATCAGTTAGTACAAGACCTGGACGAACACGGTTTGGACGTGTTGTCGCCGCATCGTGGACATCCGGGGTTGTTTGCGCGTCCCCGCAGCCAGGAGATTATGGCTTCAGTGAATCGGTACCGCAAGCTCAAGCTTAGTGCTGGGCGGTGA
- a CDS encoding GNAT family N-acetyltransferase, which yields MRELRADDRDLLVEATFCNVNWVEERFTRDDVLTNPYFRHYHDPWQESDFGYVAENSNGRAIGVVWLRFFTADDPGFGFVDEATPELSIWVAEGERRRGVGGQLIDAAIRAARSKGLRRISLSVEEGNPARRLYERAGFAWAGSGFDTGTLVLELA from the coding sequence ATGCGAGAACTCCGCGCCGACGACCGTGACCTTCTAGTAGAAGCAACTTTCTGCAATGTGAACTGGGTGGAAGAACGCTTCACTCGGGACGACGTGCTTACCAACCCGTACTTCCGCCACTACCACGACCCGTGGCAAGAATCAGACTTCGGCTATGTTGCCGAAAACAGCAACGGTAGGGCTATTGGTGTGGTGTGGCTGCGCTTTTTCACCGCCGACGACCCCGGCTTCGGCTTCGTCGACGAAGCCACCCCTGAACTCAGCATCTGGGTCGCGGAGGGTGAGCGCAGACGGGGAGTTGGCGGTCAGCTTATCGACGCCGCGATCCGCGCCGCCCGCTCGAAAGGACTCCGGCGCATCAGCCTCAGCGTGGAAGAGGGCAACCCGGCGCGCCGGCTTTATGAACGCGCCGGGTTTGCATGGGCAGGGTCGGGGTTTGATACCGGGACGTTGGTGCTAGAGCTGGCGTGA
- a CDS encoding zinc-dependent alcohol dehydrogenase family protein encodes MLAALAAQPGPIHNVTIQDVPEPDAPQRGEVIVRMLASAFNPSDAVTVSGAYASRTEFLLVPGFEGVGVVERIGPEVPSALLGRRVLPIGSAGAWQELKRTDHTWCIPVPDDIPTDVACFVYINPLTAYLMVERFCGDARTVLIDGASTTIARHLQELLDQRGIQTVMVGRGWSGEGVDKHVDVAFDCVGGETGRRAALAVKPDGVVVHYGLLSGRSLGEVGRRVEMFRLRDVVHACPRSELPALLEGVFDQLRAGRLRSRMAREVSLRELPEALKKYRPGEGKLLVRVTD; translated from the coding sequence ATGCTCGCCGCCCTAGCCGCTCAACCAGGTCCTATCCATAACGTCACGATCCAGGATGTCCCCGAACCCGATGCCCCACAACGCGGCGAGGTTATTGTGCGCATGCTGGCCAGCGCGTTCAACCCGTCCGATGCGGTCACGGTGTCCGGTGCCTACGCCTCCCGAACCGAATTCCTGCTGGTCCCGGGCTTCGAGGGCGTTGGGGTGGTCGAGCGCATTGGACCGGAAGTGCCCAGTGCCCTCCTTGGCCGTCGTGTCCTGCCCATCGGCTCGGCCGGCGCATGGCAGGAACTCAAACGCACCGATCACACGTGGTGCATACCCGTCCCCGACGACATCCCCACCGATGTTGCCTGCTTTGTCTACATCAACCCGCTCACCGCTTACCTCATGGTTGAACGCTTCTGCGGTGATGCCCGCACCGTGCTTATCGACGGCGCGTCCACCACCATTGCACGCCACCTTCAGGAACTACTCGATCAACGTGGAATACAAACAGTAATGGTGGGTAGGGGATGGAGTGGGGAGGGCGTCGATAAGCACGTGGATGTGGCGTTCGATTGTGTTGGCGGGGAGACCGGGCGACGTGCAGCGCTGGCGGTGAAGCCGGATGGGGTTGTGGTGCACTACGGGTTGTTGTCGGGGCGGTCGCTAGGTGAGGTGGGCAGGCGGGTGGAGATGTTTCGTCTGCGTGACGTGGTGCATGCGTGCCCGCGTTCGGAGCTTCCGGCGTTGCTTGAGGGGGTGTTTGACCAGCTGAGAGCGGGGCGATTGCGTTCGCGGATGGCTCGTGAAGTGAGCCTGCGGGAGTTGCCGGAGGCGCTGAAGAAGTATCGCCCGGGGGAGGGGAAGTTGTTGGTTAGGGTTACTGATTGA